Proteins co-encoded in one Candida albicans SC5314 chromosome 3, complete sequence genomic window:
- the TAF60 gene encoding Taf60p (Putative TFIID and SAGA complex subunit; mutation confers hypersensitivity to amphotericin B), with protein sequence MDAKPPTSHSLWSPYDTVRDAADSLGVTISDETAKSLAMDVEYHIHEIIETAVKFMRHSKRRQLTTSDVSNALKILNIEPLYGYDNTQPLNYKETMVGAGGQTLYYIDEHEIEFEKLINQQLPKVPRQVNFTAHWLAIEGVQPMVPQNPLPSEIKSLPAAVRGATTSMLGNDILSLGSKNENGESNDSTKHESELLSNGGSSSHTNNSNSNKKSTEKDMEIKPLIKHVLSKELKLYFDKVVDVLISTDPEKEHLKNAALTSLKSDPGLHQLVPYFIQFIAEQITNQLRNIEILSTMLEVISALVDNKTIFLDPYVHALMPCILTLLLAKRIGPVIKLTQENKEEWQDALKSQLAIREFAAILLQHIIKVYGSSYSTLRPRITRTLLRALLDSTKPVGTQYGALLGLKNMGNEVLKLVLLGNLKVWYSAIIEKNENDYERQILINALLDTLRKLKLEDKLLNQTKAQDSDDMDIDSNNEISDEVKTKLVERFGKSLADLLIEQEDGKQIIKGIFFGELSV encoded by the coding sequence ATGGATGCTAAACCACCAACCTCACATTCATTGTGGTCACCGTATGATACTGTTCGAGACGCAGCTGATTCTTTAGGTGTGACTATTTCAGATGAAACTGCCAAAAGTTTAGCCATGGATGTTGAATACCACATCCATGAAATAATAGAGACTGCTGTCAAGTTTATGAGACATTCGAAACGAAGGCAGTTGACTACGTCAGATGTAAGTAACGCTTTAAAAATACTCAATATCGAACCATTATACGGCTACGATAATACTCAACCTTTAAATTACAAAGAAACAATGGTTGGTGCTGGTGGACAAACATTGTATTATATTGATGAACAcgaaattgaatttgagaaattgattaatcaaCAGTTACCCAAAGTACCTCGTCAAGTGAACTTTACAGCCCATTGGCTAGCTATTGAGGGTGTACAGCCAATGGTTCCTCAAAATCCCTTGCCTAGTGAAATCAAAAGCTTACCAGCAGCAGTACGTGGAGCAACAACATCGATGTTGGGTAATGATATTTTAAGTCTCGGGAgcaaaaatgaaaatgggGAAAGTAACGATTCAACCAAACATGAATCTGAATTGTTATCGAATGGTGGTTCTTCTAGCCACACAAATAACAGTAACTccaataaaaaatcaactgAAAAAGATATGGAAATCAAACCTTTGATAAAACATGTCTTGTcgaaagaattgaaattatattttgacAAAGTGGTTGATGTATTGATTTCCACTGATCCAGAAAAGgaacatttgaaaaatgcTGCATTAACTTCATTGAAATCCGATCCAGGATTGCATCAATTGGTTCCttatttcattcaatttatagCAGAACAAATAACCAATCAATTAAggaatattgaaattttatcaaCCATGTTAGAAGTCATCCTGGCATTAGTTGATAACAAAACTATATTTTTGGATCCATATGTTCATGCATTGATGCCATGTATTTTAACTTTATTATTGGCAAAGAGAATTGGTCCCGTGATAAAATTAACtcaagaaaataaagaagaatGGCAAGATGCATTAAAATCTCAATTGGCCATCCGTGAATTTGCAGCCATATTGTTGCAACACATTATCAAAGTATATGGATCATCTTATAGTACGTTGCGCCCAAGAATAACACGTACATTGTTAAGAGCATTATTGGATTCAACAAAACCAGTAGGTACGCAATATGGCGCATTATTaggattgaaaaatatggGGAATGAAGTTTTAAAATTAGTTTTGCTTGGTAATTTGAAAGTATGGTATCTGgcaattattgaaaagaatgaaaatgattatgaacgtcaaattttgattaatgCTTTATTGGATACACTTcgaaaattgaaacttgAAGATAAACTTTTGAATCAAACTAAAGCTCAAGATAGTGATGATATGgatattgattcaaataatgaaatcaGTGATGAagtaaaaacaaaattagtAGAAAGATTTGGGAAATCATTAGCTGATTTATTAATAGAGCAAGAGGATggaaaacaaattattaaagGAATTTTCTTTGGCGAATTATCAGTTTGA
- a CDS encoding uncharacterized protein (Ortholog(s) have chromatin binding activity and role in DNA replication initiation, DNA unwinding involved in DNA replication, double-strand break repair via break-induced replication) produces MNHDQILQTISKNNTDFPIIESTTLAEIAADLDTNANEAIDGSHSVTKSHDNEILVKNHLNSSVIHRIKINSLKSINGSKLYGNNKNINNSATNIAPESFMSINILYPISTMSILALISNSNDSSNLDCFQNINYFCNETINLRQCHLIELECELQAKGTSADEIPERTNENIPSSDSQKHFGVIFPLPNHIYGFFKLENVEITSIQVLLGNENIRHDIENNWLDIMSSNDLISRCENLHLDSENINTGKRKESLSSDIEFSMKPPAQIPRSSSFMSSSSLSSSLTIKDDESKNTTLSNDYQMEKKIPSEEEEGKDQVLPQVIIENPIDFLTTRYYSTLYSLNNPLSYFPKTALPRFKNLISTFKSNLDIEENSKYNDEHTNSSSSNIIEGLREFWLNVDAFDRRHNQRYGVFGDVNDGSDTDMNNQVNDELSNIELIEQQKFKSNHGFDLNQPTTLSEHQENSETMDIDNKGNENGNQIHGITMEKLSQLILDLKIREAQLQILIIFELLNLMHVEEQEFLTKNKNIQLDKEAQKSKNQSLVRRKRRKNKKKQPNSEKDISSPAIIQSVETEKQFQLFMSLTTYIDRLSLWDTLSVKSGGAGMYGFIGYVLVPYFHKKLPKLVEFVVESMKSSNMKLVSLKRKKSDQVDTEEHEQVDTEIEHGTTPQESDTPKHQDETLKMKPRSKYRKVLLDKNPPKLSKSTSIVDSDDFKPLISLKKSKSNLSAXJYPNVKLI; encoded by the coding sequence ATGAATCATGATCAAATTTTACAAACTATAtccaaaaataatactgATTTCCCTATAATTGAAAGCACAACCTTGGCTGAAATTGCGGCAGATCTAGATACAAACGCCAATGAAGCAATCGATGGTTCCCACAGCGTTACCAAGAGTCACGATAATGAAATTCTAGTTAAAAATCATCTTAATTCATCAGTAATACACagaataaaaattaatagTCTAAAGAGCATTAATGGTAGTAAACTATATGGCAATAACAAGAATATTAACAATTCAGCAACTAATATCGCGCCAGAGAGTTTCATGCTGATAAATATTCTATATCCCATTAGTACAATGTCAATTTTAGCATTAATTTCGAATTCCAATGATAGCAGCAATTTGGActgttttcaaaatataaattactTTTGTaatgaaacaattaatttacGTCAGTGTCACTTGATTGAATTGGAATGTGAATTACAAGCTAAGGGAACATCAGCCGATGAAATACCTGAGAGGACCAACGAAAATATACCTTCTTCTGACAGCCAAAAACATTTTGGAGTTATTTTCCCGCTACCTAATCATATTTATGGATTCTTCAAACTTGAAAATGTCGAAATAACATCAATACAGGTTTTATTGggaaatgaaaatataaGACATGACATTGAGAATAATTGGTTAGATATTATGTCAAGTAATGATCTAATTAGTCGATGTGAAAACCTACATCTTGATAGTGAGAACATCAACACAGGAAAGAGGAAAGAGAGTCTAAGTTCGGACATTGAGTTTTCTATGAAACCGCCAGCTCAAATACCAAGGCTGTCATCATTTATGAGTTCATCATCTTTATCATCTTCACTTACAATCAAAGATGACGAATCTAAAAATACAACTTTAAGTAATGATTATCAGATGGAGAAGAAAATACCaagtgaagaagaagaagggaAAGATCAGGTGTTACCACAAGTGATAATAGAGaatccaattgattttttaacAACCAGATATTATTCGACATTGTATTCACTAAATAACCCATTAAGTTATTTTCCTAAAACTGCATTACCAAGATTTAAGAATCTTATTTCTACTTTTAAAAGCAACTTAGATATAGAGGAGAACAGCAAGTACAATGATGAACATACCAATTCCAGCTCTAGCAACATTATAGAAGGTTTGAGGGAGTTCTGGTTAAATGTCGATGCTTTTGATCGACGTCATAATCAAAGGTATGGCGTATTTGGTGATGTTAATGATGGAAGTGATACTGATATGAATAACCAAGtaaatgatgaattgagtaacattgaattgattgaacaacaaaagtTCAAGTCAAACCATGGTTTTGATCTAAATCAACCAACCACTTTATCTGAACACCAAGAAAACTCAGAGACTATGGATATCGATAACAAGGGAAATGAGAATGGAAACCAGATACACGGCATTACTATGGAGAAATTATCAcaattaattcttgatttaaaGATTCGAGAAGCCCAATTacaaattttaataatatttgagCTACTAAACTTGATGCACGTAGAAGAGCAAGAATTTTTGACTAAAAATAAGAACATTCAACTTGATAAAGAAGCccaaaaatcaaagaacCAAAGTTTAGTACGTCGTAAACGTCGgaagaataaaaagaaacaaccAAATTCAGAAAAAGATATACTGAGTCCAGCCATTATCCAAAGTGTCGAGACCGAAAAGCAATTTCAGCTTTTTATGTCTTTAACTACTTATATTGACAGGTTGAGTTTGTGGGATACATTATCAGTCAAAAGTGGCGGTGCTGGAATGTATGGGTTTATTGGATATGTATTAGTACCTTACTTCCACAAAAAATTACCCAAACTAGTTGAATTTGTTGTCGAGAGTATGAAAAGTCTGAATATGAAATTAGTCAGTttaaagagaaagaaaagtgATCAAGTTGACACCGAAGAACATGAACAAGTGGATACGGAAATCGAACATGGCACAACACCCCAAGAATCTGATACACCTAAACACCAAGATGAAACACTCAAAATGAAACCAAGATCCAAATACAGAAAAGTATTACTCGATAAGAACCCTCCTAAACTATCCAAGTCTACAAGTATAGTTGACTCTGATGATTTCAAAccattaatttctttaaaaaaatccaaatcaaatctTTCCGCAAAMMTTTATCCAAACGTGAAGTTGATTTAA
- a CDS encoding uncharacterized protein (Ortholog of Candida albicans WO-1 : CAWG_02974), with the protein MQPQVQATPVAPQQQPLLLSSQQQQQQRHSISISPSHKENNASTLSESAYLSEVEATPLKSNSLVITTPTDQFIKPDNKHRQSINEKLSSLSKYLTVEMTPKQNNSIFSTPRNIRITTDPGMVSNSDNKGTGNETNIVFNTPLHHQQLIGSSPLKSRRESVSSVTSIISNTNNNHNHFENSYGKSGPKPGDPVALESSPFISILSDSENLMGLRPKKLFDSITTSPQDKNYDDEKVVKNSHNNNEYDSEYDSDELLNPSSKQTVRSTYSKRRK; encoded by the coding sequence ATGCAGCCACAAGTTCAGGCGACTCCAGTAgcaccacaacaacagccaCTACTTCTACTgctgcaacaacaacagcagcaacgacattcaatatcaatttccCCAAGCCACAAGGAAAACAATGCAAGCACATTGAGCGAATCAGCTTATCTACTGGAAGTTGAGGCTACTCCGTTGAAATCAAACTCTTTAGTGATTACAACACCAACAGaccaatttatcaaacCCGATAATAAACATCGacaatcaatcaatgaaaaactATCATCTCTTTCAAAATACTTGACGGTTGAGATGACTCCCAAGCAAAACAAtctgattttttcaactccTAGAAACATTCGTATCACGACAGACCCAGGTATGGTTAGTAATAGCGACAACAAAGGTACTGGCAATGAAACTAATATAGTGTTTAATACGCCGCTACATCACCAGCAGTTAATTGGATCGTCGCCATTGAAATCTAGACGTGAAAGTGTTTCAAGTGTCACTAGCATAATTAgcaacaccaacaataatcataatcattttgaaaatagCTATGGAAAATCTGGACCAAAACCAGGCGATCCAGTTGCATTAGAATCGTCACCGTTCATATCCATTTTAAGTGATTCAGAAAATCTAATGGGGTTAAGACCAAAAAAGTTATTTGATAGTATTACTACTTCACCACAAGACAAGAACTACGATGATGAGAAAGTCGTTAAAAATAGTCATAACAATAACGAGTATGATTCTGAGTATGATTCTGATGAATTACTAAACCCATCATCCAAGCAAACCGTAAGGTCTACCTATtccaaaagaagaaaataa